In Stomoxys calcitrans chromosome 2, idStoCalc2.1, whole genome shotgun sequence, the following proteins share a genomic window:
- the LOC106094063 gene encoding UDP-glycosyltransferase UGT4, with product MYLSRNLIALTFVATLCLMHQQQVNAANILVFLPTFSPSHLVIQMAVAKVMAERNHNVTVVSSLPLKSEWLHPSMTCIQFDAGFKDMAGAITATQASGIERLRKSFTLMYHVTQMMGEILEDAKIQELMFNPGNKFDLMIFGYIYADFFFGLAEHFDCPVALVWPNIPVSPIMHLIGNPMEMTYAPLSLMNPVPYGESGGFLFRVKNLFAALMELTMVNINYFTIKDIYSKHFHHYAPLEKAKQRASMVLFSHHFSEKPARALVPAMIEIGGIHLNEEPKPLPKDLEAFVSNAEHGIILFCLGSNVKASHLQPNALEKIYKALSKLPQKVLWKYDVETNIPGNSSNILFRSWLPQGDILGHPNVKLFFGHGGKGGITEAKFYGVPIVGLPLFADQFMNMDEVVARGYGLSINHEEELSEEVIYKTVKEVLENQTYTNNVKQFSNLYRDRPLRIKDNAAYWLEYLLRYKGAPHLQSPLKSMSFVEANNLDVFVVIGLVIYLLWKIIKVFCKLVLRLLCGRNAQKTKKE from the exons ATGTATTTATCAAGGAATTTAATTGCCCTCACATTTGTGGCGACACTATGTCTCATGCACCAGCAACAAGTCAATGCAGCCAATATTCTAGTCTTCCTTCCTACCTTCAGTCCATCACATTTGGTCATACAAATGGCCGTGGCAAAAGTAATGGCCGAACGAAATCATAATGTCACAGTGGTTTCTTCGTTGCCTTTGAAATCGGAATGGTTGCATCCCAGTATGACCTGCATACAATTTGATGCGGGTTTTAAGGACATGGCCGGCGCTATAACAGCCACTCAGGCCAGTGGCATAGAAAGATTGCGCAAATCGTTTACTCTAATGTATCATGTAACACAAATGATGGGTGAAATTCTTGAGGACGCCAAAATTCAAGAATTGATGTTTAATCCAGGAAATAAATTTGATTTAATGATCTTTGGCTACATCTATGCGGACTTCTTTTTCGGCTTGGCTGAGCATTTCGATTGTCCGGTAGCTCTGGTGTGGCCCAATATACCTGTTTCGCCAATCATGCATTTGATTGGCAATCCCATGGAAATGACCTATGCCCCATTGAGTTTGATGAATCCGGTACCATATGGCGAAAGTGGAGGATTTTTGTTTCGtgtgaaaaatttatttgctGCACTTATGGAATTAACCATGGTGAACATAAACTATTTCACCATAAAGGATATCTATAG caaacatttccaCCACTACGCCCCCTTAGAGAAGGCCAAGCAGCGTGCTTCTATGGTCTTATTTAGTCATCATTTTAGTGAAAAGCCTGCAAGAGCCCTGGTACCAGCTATGATAGAAATCGGGGGTATTCATCTCAATGAAGAACCTAAACCTTTACCAAAA GATCTTGAAGCATTTGTCAGCAACGCCGAACAtggtataattttattttgtctaGGCTCAAATGTCAAAGCAAGTCATTTACAACCCAATGCTCTGGAGAAGATCTACAAAGCCCTTTCAAAGTTGCCTCAAAAGGTACTCTGGAAATATGATGTTGAAACAAATATACCGGGCAATTCTTCGAATATCCTATTTCGCAGTTGGTTACCTCAAGGCGATATTTTGGGCCACCCTAATGTCAAGTTATTCTTTGGCCATGGTGGTAAAGGTGGCATTACAGAGGCTAAATTTTATGGTGTACCCATAGTGGGTTTGCCACTTTTTGCCGATCAATTCATGAATATGGATGAGGTAGTCGCAAGGGGTTATGGTTTGTCCATAAATCATGAAGAAGAATTGTCGGAAGAGGTTATCTATAAGACTGTGAAGGAAGTTTTGGAAAATCAAACCTACACAAACAATGTTAAGCAATTTTCTAATCTCTATCGCGATAGACCTTTGAGAATAAAGGATAATGCCGCCTATTGGCTGGAATATTTGTTACGCTACAAGGGTGCCCCTCATTTACAAAGTCCTCTGAAGTCTATGTCCTTTGTAGAGGCCAATAATTTGGATGTCTTCGTAGTAATAGGTCTAGTCATTTATTTATTATGGAAAATTATAAAAGTTTTCTGTAAATTAGTGTTGAGGCTACTATGCGGTAGAAATgcacaaaaaacgaaaaaagaatag
- the LOC106094060 gene encoding UDP-glucosyltransferase 2-like has translation MYKSSSAFLFLLPATLYLTLFPAINGANIFVILPTFSPSHLIFETSVAKTMAERGHNVTVVSLLPLREEWLHPSMTYIQMGSVKGNSDLCISATRGFGIRRFLNALDLMDTLKRAMAEMLEHPKMQELLHNRDNKFDLILYGYMYIDFVYGLAEHFDCPVALLWANMPVAPLMQIIGNPMEMSYTPLGVMNSIPWDYNLGLLFRVKNIFSIAAEYFMLLLNHWSIEGIYRKHFGQYASMSKAKERVSMVLFSHHFSEKPVPLVPAMIEVGGIHLNEQPDPLPKDIENFITDAEEGVILFTLGTNVKEDHLHPKTLDKIYNVLSKLPQKVLWKCDDEYRIPGNSSNILFRSWLPQRDILAHPKVKLLFGHGGKGGITEAKFYGVPIVGMPLFADQFLNMNEVVVNGYGLMLEHGEALNDVIIYATVNEVLENKTYSRNVKQFSKLYRDRPLSIKDNAVYWLEYLIRYKGALHMQSPLKTMSFVEANNLDLYLLLSIALYLLWRSIKFFAKGVVDLETHISNFKIKMD, from the exons ATGTATAAGTCATCGAGTgcttttctgtttttgttgcCGGCAACACTATACCTAACCCTGTTTCCTGCGATTAATGGagccaatatttttgttatactaCCCACCTTTAGTCCTTCCCATTTGATCTTTGAAACTTCGGTGGCCAAGACAATGGCCGAAAGAGGCCACAATGTAACGGTGGTATCTCTGTTGCCTCTGCGAGAGGAATGGTTACATCCTAGTATGACTTACATACAAATGGGGTCGGTAAAAGGAAATTCAGATTTGTGTATATCAGCTACACGAGGATTTGGCATAAGAAGGTTTCTAAATGCCTTGGATCTGATGGATACTTTGAAACGAGCCATGGCTGAAATGCTGGAGCATCCTAAAATGCAGGAACTATTACATAATCGCGACAATAAATTTGATCTCATTTTATATGGATACATGTATATTGACTTCGTCTATGGTCTGGCAGAACATTTTGATTGTCCAGTGGCTTTGTTATGGGCCAATATGCCTGTAGCTCCTTTGATGCAGATTATAGGAAATCCAATGGAGATGAGTTATACACCTTTGGGTGTAATGAATTCCATACCCTGGGATTACAACTTGGGTCTTTTATTTCGTGTGAAGAATATATTTTCAATTGCTGCAGAATATTTTATGCTGTTGTTGAATCATTGGAGCATCGAAGGAATTTACag AAAACATTTTGGTCAATACGCCAGCATGTCTAAGGCCAAGGAGCGAGTTTCAATGGTTCTCTTCAGCCATCATTTCAGTGAAAAACCTGTACCTTTGGTTCCAGCAATGATAGAAGTTGGCGGCATACACCTCAACGAACAACCAGATCCTTTGCCTAAG GACATTGAAAACTTCATAACTGATGCCGAGGAGGGAGTCATCCTCTTCACTTTGGGCACAAATGTCAAGGAGGATCATCTACACCCTAAGACTTTGGATAAAATCTACAATGTTCTTTCAAAATTGCCCCAAAAAGTTCTGTGGAAGTGTGATGATGAGTACCGAATACCAGGAAATTCTTCGAATATACTTTTCCGTAGTTGGTTGCCACAGCGCGATATTTTGGCTCACCCAAAGGTGAAGTTACTATTTGGACATGGCGGCAAAGGTGGCATAACTGAGGCGAAATTTTATGGTGTCCCCATAGTGGGAATGCCTTTGTTTGCCGATCAATTTTTAAATATGAACGAAGTGGTTGTTAACGGTTATGGCTTGATGTTAGAACATGGTGAAGCCTTGAATGATGTTATCATCTATGCAACGGTTAACGAAGTTTTAGAAAACAAGACATATTCGCGAAatgttaaacaattttcaaaactgTATCGCGATAGACCTTTGAGCATTAAGGATAATGCTGTTTATTGGTTGGAATATTTAATACGCTACAAGGGGGCATTGCATATGCAGAGTCCTCTGAAAACCATGTCCTTTGTGGAAGCCAATAACTTGGATTTGTATTTATTGTTAAGTATTGCTTTATATTTACTTTGGAGAAGTATAAAATTTTTCGCCAAAGGAGTGGTAGACCTTGAAACGCATATaagcaattttaaaattaaaatggattaa